From one Erythrobacter sp. HKB08 genomic stretch:
- the ccoS gene encoding cbb3-type cytochrome oxidase assembly protein CcoS, with the protein MSVLAYLIPIALGMGAAGLAFFFWAMRDGQFEDLDGAANRILIDDEDMEG; encoded by the coding sequence ATGAGCGTCCTTGCCTACCTGATCCCCATCGCGCTCGGCATGGGCGCGGCTGGCCTTGCCTTCTTCTTCTGGGCCATGCGCGACGGCCAGTTCGAGGATCTCGACGGCGCCGCCAACCGCATCCTGATCGACGACGAGGACATGGAAGGATGA
- the ccoG gene encoding cytochrome c oxidase accessory protein CcoG encodes MPPNDETLSSAVAEPEAATQRHTPQEPPRQHLPEKLYEARKQVHNKRIDGPFRRFKWFVMIVTLAIYYMTPWLRWDRGPYAPDQAVLVDLANRRFYMFGIEIWPHEFYFVAGLLIMAGIGLFLVTSAVGRAWCGYACPQTVWTDVFQHIDRLVDGDRNARYRLDKAPWGPGKIARRGFKWSIYLLISFVTGGAWILYFADAPTLFRDFFAFEAAPVAYATVAILTATTFIFGGFMREQVCIYMCPWPRIQTAMLDEKSLIVTYKDWRGEPRGSVKKAEKNPGQFGDCIDCMQCVQVCPTGIDIREGPQIGCITCALCIDACDKIMKDIGRPRGLIDYATLEDCEREAAGGEARPPWKALLHVRTLIYFAVWGGIGAALLFALGVRSHTDLTVSPDRNPPYMLMSDGSIRNSYTLKLRNMESRPRDMAVSVAGLPNGVFWTDTIDRGEAAARQTITVPADATRTVRAYVMAPSDSAAQNFTFTLTSLDEQAESDTVETRFTTPGEQ; translated from the coding sequence ATGCCGCCGAATGACGAGACCCTGTCGAGTGCAGTAGCGGAGCCCGAGGCGGCGACCCAGCGGCACACGCCGCAGGAGCCGCCTCGCCAGCACCTGCCGGAAAAGCTCTACGAAGCGCGCAAGCAGGTCCACAACAAGCGGATCGACGGGCCATTCCGCCGCTTCAAGTGGTTCGTCATGATCGTCACGCTGGCGATCTACTACATGACGCCGTGGCTGCGCTGGGATCGCGGCCCCTATGCGCCGGACCAGGCGGTTCTGGTCGATCTGGCCAACCGCCGTTTTTACATGTTCGGCATCGAGATCTGGCCGCACGAATTCTATTTCGTCGCCGGCCTGCTCATCATGGCGGGAATCGGGCTGTTCCTCGTCACCAGCGCCGTCGGGCGCGCATGGTGCGGCTATGCCTGCCCGCAGACCGTCTGGACCGACGTGTTCCAGCATATCGACCGCCTCGTCGATGGCGACCGCAATGCGCGCTACCGGCTCGACAAGGCGCCGTGGGGCCCGGGCAAGATCGCCCGGCGCGGCTTCAAATGGTCGATCTACCTGCTGATCAGCTTCGTCACCGGCGGCGCATGGATTCTCTATTTCGCCGACGCACCGACGCTCTTTCGTGACTTCTTCGCATTCGAGGCCGCGCCGGTCGCCTATGCGACGGTCGCGATCCTGACCGCGACGACCTTCATCTTCGGCGGCTTCATGCGCGAGCAGGTTTGCATCTACATGTGCCCCTGGCCGCGCATCCAGACTGCGATGCTCGACGAGAAGTCGCTCATCGTCACTTACAAGGACTGGCGCGGCGAACCGCGCGGCAGCGTCAAGAAGGCGGAAAAGAACCCCGGCCAGTTCGGCGACTGCATCGACTGCATGCAATGCGTCCAGGTCTGTCCGACGGGGATCGATATTCGCGAAGGCCCGCAAATCGGCTGCATCACCTGCGCGCTGTGCATCGATGCCTGCGACAAGATCATGAAGGACATCGGTCGCCCGCGCGGGCTGATCGACTATGCAACGCTGGAGGATTGCGAGCGCGAAGCGGCGGGCGGCGAAGCGCGGCCTCCGTGGAAGGCGCTGTTGCATGTCCGCACGCTGATTTATTTCGCCGTCTGGGGCGGTATCGGCGCGGCGCTGTTGTTCGCGCTCGGCGTGCGCTCGCACACCGACCTCACCGTCTCGCCCGACCGCAACCCGCCCTACATGCTGATGAGCGACGGTTCGATCCGCAATTCCTACACGCTCAAGCTGCGCAACATGGAAAGCCGCCCGCGCGACATGGCGGTATCTGTTGCCGGACTGCCGAATGGTGTATTCTGGACCGACACGATCGACCGCGGCGAAGCGGCAGCGCGCCAGACGATCACCGTCCCGGCAGACGCGACGCGCACGGTGCGCGCCTATGTGATGGCCCCGTCGGACAGCGCGGCACAGAATTTCACCTTCACCCTCACCTCGCTCGACGAGCAGGCGGAGAGCGACACGGTCGAAACCCGCTTCACCACCCCGGGAGAGCAATGA
- the hemN gene encoding oxygen-independent coproporphyrinogen III oxidase — MWPYHPDLLATPVPRYTSYPTAAEFDAIDPAAYRNALEDVSGDVSLYVHIPFCEKICFYCGCNTGAAGRSQRLQSYLTALHREIATVAQLLPSSTRVSRISFGGGSPNAIASDDFVGLVDTLAAHFALADPVISTELDPRGMTEEWRDALAQVGVTRASMGVQTFAPHCQEAIGRVQDEELIVRSTDWLREAGVTSLNFDLMYGLPGQSEDNLMDSLHRTRVLGADRVALFGYAHVPHIVPRQRVIDDSQLPGQEERFAMAAAGYRYFCTHGYVPVGFDHFAKPGGDPLAHAALEGRVKRNFQGFTDDDAPVLIGLGSSAISSFPGLLVQNEKNSGRYRMLASEGLLAGNRGIARSADDRYRGAVIEQLLCQGRARIGSRLAAECSGALAPFIERGLASLDEEWVTLLPEGLPYARTIAALFDPYRRQSGRRFSSAV; from the coding sequence ATGTGGCCTTATCATCCCGACCTGCTCGCGACGCCCGTCCCGCGTTACACCAGCTATCCCACCGCAGCCGAGTTCGACGCGATCGATCCAGCTGCCTATCGTAACGCGCTGGAAGACGTGTCGGGCGACGTTTCGCTCTACGTCCACATCCCGTTTTGCGAGAAAATCTGTTTCTACTGCGGCTGCAATACCGGCGCGGCGGGGCGCAGCCAGCGCCTGCAGAGCTATCTCACCGCGCTGCATCGCGAAATCGCGACCGTTGCGCAGCTTCTCCCGTCCTCGACGCGGGTCAGCCGCATCTCGTTCGGCGGAGGCAGCCCCAATGCGATTGCGAGCGACGATTTTGTAGGCCTCGTCGATACGCTCGCAGCGCATTTCGCGCTCGCCGACCCGGTAATTTCGACCGAACTCGACCCACGCGGAATGACCGAGGAATGGCGCGATGCCCTCGCACAGGTCGGGGTGACGCGCGCGAGCATGGGCGTGCAGACTTTCGCCCCACATTGCCAGGAAGCGATCGGCCGGGTGCAGGATGAGGAACTGATCGTCCGCAGCACCGACTGGCTGCGCGAGGCAGGCGTGACCTCGCTCAATTTCGATCTCATGTACGGCCTGCCGGGACAGAGCGAAGACAACCTGATGGACAGCCTGCACCGCACACGCGTGCTCGGTGCGGACCGGGTGGCGCTGTTCGGCTACGCCCATGTCCCCCACATCGTGCCCCGCCAGCGTGTCATCGACGATAGCCAGCTGCCCGGACAGGAAGAGCGCTTCGCAATGGCGGCGGCCGGCTACCGCTATTTCTGCACCCACGGCTATGTTCCGGTCGGCTTCGACCATTTCGCCAAGCCGGGCGGCGATCCGCTGGCCCATGCCGCGCTCGAAGGCCGGGTGAAGCGCAACTTCCAGGGGTTCACCGACGACGATGCGCCGGTTCTCATCGGGCTCGGCAGTTCAGCGATCAGCAGTTTTCCCGGCCTGCTGGTGCAGAACGAGAAGAACTCGGGCCGTTATCGCATGCTCGCAAGCGAAGGGCTGCTGGCCGGCAATCGCGGCATCGCCCGGTCGGCCGACGATCGCTATCGCGGCGCCGTGATCGAGCAATTGCTGTGCCAGGGCCGCGCGCGGATCGGTTCGCGGCTCGCGGCCGAATGCAGCGGGGCGCTCGCTCCTTTCATCGAACGCGGGCTCGCTTCGCTCGACGAAGAATGGGTGACGCTTCTGCCCGAGGGCCTGCCCTATGCGCGCACGATCGCGGCGTTGTTCGATCCGTACCGGAGGCAATCCGGCAGGCGCTTCAGTTCTGCGGTCTAG
- a CDS encoding heavy metal translocating P-type ATPase — MTAHVTLDPASGTSLVDTRLTVPGMRCAGCIAKIERGLSEMHGVEAARVNFSAKRVAVRHDPAIGEDELVDALLHLGFEAQAVSENPLAEDQGETKKLIRALAVAGFGMMNIMLLSVSVWSGAGGVTKEMFHWLSAVIAIPVVAYSGQPFFSSALMALRYRRTNMDVPISIGVLLATALSVYETLTAGEHAYFDGAVMLLFFLLAGRTLDASMRSRTRAGIGALLGRMGRSAGIIQPDGSIKRVEAADIQPGMVMLVAAGEALAADGRVIEGASSIDNAMLTGESAPDAVEIGDMVHAGAINLLNPVRVEVTAASGDTVIAEIARLMDEAGQSRSRYVRIADRVSRLYAPAVHSLSALAFAGWMIAGAGWHQSLIIAIAVLIITCPCALGLAVPAAQVVASNALLKRGLLVKDGSALERLAEVDTVVFDKTGTLTLGEPRADLGGLSSEDRAIAYALAQTSRHPLSRGLARTLAAAGVTPADLSDVSETGGKGVSGRLGEMPVSLERPLTAQATMAVDLVVGERRSTIGFSDPLRPDAAEALSKLGVMGLSSQIMSGDSSRAVEKVADELGLEWAGAQNPAEKLERLEGMKSGGHKPLMVGDGLNDGPALAAAHASIAPGTASDASQQAADAVFVGDRLMPVAMSIKVARRTMDIVRQNFAFAVIYNVCAIPLALFGMVTPMVAAIAMSMSSIIVVGNSLRLAGAAK, encoded by the coding sequence GTGACCGCGCACGTAACTCTCGACCCCGCATCGGGCACCTCTCTGGTCGACACGCGACTGACTGTGCCCGGCATGCGCTGCGCAGGGTGCATTGCGAAGATCGAACGCGGCCTGTCGGAAATGCACGGGGTCGAGGCGGCACGGGTCAATTTCTCCGCCAAGCGGGTCGCGGTTCGCCATGACCCGGCAATCGGCGAGGACGAGTTGGTCGACGCGCTGCTGCACCTTGGCTTCGAAGCGCAAGCGGTATCGGAGAACCCGCTTGCCGAAGACCAGGGCGAGACGAAGAAGCTGATCCGCGCCCTCGCCGTCGCAGGCTTCGGCATGATGAACATCATGCTGCTGTCGGTCAGCGTGTGGTCGGGTGCGGGCGGCGTCACGAAAGAGATGTTCCACTGGCTTTCCGCCGTGATCGCCATTCCGGTGGTCGCCTATAGCGGGCAGCCGTTCTTCTCCTCCGCCCTGATGGCGCTGCGCTATCGCCGCACCAACATGGACGTGCCGATTTCCATCGGCGTGCTCCTCGCAACCGCGCTTAGCGTCTACGAGACGCTCACGGCAGGCGAACATGCCTATTTCGACGGTGCGGTCATGCTGCTGTTCTTCCTGCTCGCCGGCCGGACGCTCGATGCCTCGATGCGCAGCCGCACGCGTGCCGGCATCGGCGCACTGCTCGGGCGCATGGGGAGAAGCGCCGGGATCATCCAGCCCGACGGCTCGATCAAGCGGGTCGAGGCGGCCGATATCCAGCCCGGCATGGTCATGCTCGTCGCGGCGGGAGAAGCGCTCGCAGCGGACGGGCGCGTGATCGAGGGCGCAAGTTCGATCGACAATGCCATGCTGACCGGCGAAAGCGCGCCGGATGCGGTCGAGATCGGGGACATGGTCCATGCCGGCGCGATCAACCTGCTCAATCCCGTGCGGGTCGAAGTGACGGCGGCATCGGGCGATACCGTCATCGCGGAGATCGCGCGGCTGATGGACGAGGCGGGCCAGTCGCGCAGCCGCTACGTGCGCATCGCCGACCGCGTTTCGCGCCTCTACGCGCCTGCCGTGCATTCGCTGTCGGCGCTGGCCTTTGCCGGGTGGATGATCGCCGGGGCCGGCTGGCACCAGTCGCTCATCATCGCTATCGCCGTGCTCATAATCACCTGCCCATGTGCATTGGGCCTTGCGGTTCCTGCGGCGCAGGTGGTCGCAAGCAATGCCCTCCTCAAGCGGGGGCTGCTGGTGAAAGACGGCAGCGCGCTCGAACGGCTGGCCGAGGTCGACACAGTCGTCTTCGACAAGACCGGCACTCTGACGCTCGGGGAACCGCGCGCAGACCTTGGTGGCCTGTCGAGCGAGGATCGCGCGATCGCCTATGCGCTGGCCCAGACCAGCCGCCATCCGCTGAGCCGCGGCCTCGCCCGCACGCTGGCCGCAGCCGGCGTCACGCCCGCCGACCTTTCCGATGTGTCGGAAACCGGCGGCAAGGGTGTCAGCGGCAGGTTGGGCGAGATGCCGGTAAGCCTCGAGAGGCCTCTCACTGCCCAGGCCACCATGGCCGTCGACCTCGTTGTCGGCGAGCGGCGCAGCACCATCGGTTTCAGCGACCCGCTGCGCCCCGATGCGGCCGAGGCACTGAGCAAGCTCGGCGTCATGGGGCTTTCCTCGCAGATCATGTCTGGCGACAGCAGCCGCGCGGTCGAAAAGGTGGCGGACGAACTTGGCCTCGAATGGGCCGGTGCGCAGAACCCTGCAGAGAAACTGGAACGGCTCGAGGGGATGAAATCCGGCGGGCACAAACCGCTGATGGTCGGGGATGGCCTGAACGACGGCCCTGCCCTTGCCGCCGCCCACGCCTCGATCGCCCCCGGCACGGCCAGCGATGCAAGCCAGCAAGCGGCCGATGCGGTCTTCGTCGGCGACCGCCTCATGCCTGTCGCCATGTCGATCAAGGTTGCACGCCGAACGATGGACATCGTGCGCCAGAACTTCGCCTTCGCGGTGATCTACAACGTCTGCGCAATCCCCCTCGCTTTGTTCGGGATGGTCACGCCGATGGTCGCGGCCATCGCCATGTCGATGAGCTCGATCATCGTGGTCGGCAATTCGCTACGCCTTGCAGGAGCTGCCAAATGA
- a CDS encoding FixH family protein, giving the protein MMQREFTGRHMAMVMVGGFSIVVGVNFAMAAAATNGFGGVIVKNSYVASQKYNGWLEEAREQEALGWSAEVARVEGGQLSALTEGVPAGAEVRAELRRPIGKPEMTNVTLVETGKGSFSSAEAIPGGRWIVRLHIGAGSDDWAREYRIP; this is encoded by the coding sequence ATGATGCAACGCGAATTTACCGGCAGGCACATGGCCATGGTGATGGTCGGCGGCTTTTCCATCGTGGTCGGGGTCAATTTCGCCATGGCGGCAGCCGCGACCAACGGCTTCGGCGGGGTGATCGTGAAGAACTCCTACGTCGCGAGCCAGAAGTACAACGGCTGGCTCGAGGAAGCCCGCGAGCAGGAAGCGCTCGGCTGGTCGGCAGAAGTTGCGCGAGTCGAAGGCGGCCAGCTCTCCGCACTGACCGAAGGCGTGCCCGCAGGTGCCGAAGTGCGCGCCGAGCTGCGCCGACCGATCGGCAAGCCGGAAATGACCAATGTGACGCTCGTCGAAACGGGCAAAGGCAGCTTCTCGAGCGCAGAGGCCATCCCGGGCGGTCGCTGGATCGTGCGCCTGCACATCGGGGCGGGAAGCGACGACTGGGCGCGGGAATACCGCATCCCGTGA